Proteins encoded together in one Pseudomonas sp. ADAK13 window:
- a CDS encoding FMN-binding negative transcriptional regulator, with amino-acid sequence MYTPRAFALDDLPEIQQLIRHTRLAQLITFGEQGLQASHLPLLLNPDEGPNGTLYGHLAKANRQWQDLQNGSEALVIFAGAEAYISPAFYPAKAEHGKVVPTWNYIAVHAYGTADVFTDADRLLSLVTALTDRHESPRAQPWKVSDAPADYIDGMLKAIVGFALPIQRLEGKRKLSQNRSAADIAGVREGLAASTDVRDQTLARFIPKEPT; translated from the coding sequence ATGTACACACCACGCGCCTTTGCCCTCGATGACTTGCCCGAAATCCAGCAACTGATCCGCCACACCCGCCTGGCGCAGTTGATCACCTTTGGCGAGCAAGGCCTGCAGGCCAGTCACTTGCCGCTGCTGCTGAATCCCGACGAAGGCCCCAACGGCACGCTGTACGGGCACCTGGCCAAAGCCAACCGGCAGTGGCAAGACTTGCAGAATGGCAGCGAGGCCCTGGTGATTTTTGCCGGCGCCGAGGCCTACATCAGCCCGGCGTTTTACCCGGCCAAGGCCGAACACGGCAAAGTCGTGCCGACCTGGAACTACATCGCGGTACACGCCTACGGCACCGCCGACGTCTTCACCGACGCCGACCGCCTGCTCAGCCTGGTCACCGCCCTGACGGACCGCCACGAATCCCCGCGCGCCCAGCCCTGGAAAGTCAGCGACGCCCCGGCCGACTACATCGACGGCATGCTCAAGGCCATTGTCGGCTTTGCCCTGCCGATCCAGCGCCTGGAAGGCAAGCGCAAACTCAGCCAGAACCGCAGTGCCGCCGACATTGCCGGTGTTCGCGAAGGACTGGCGGCCAGCACCGACGTACGCGACCAGACCCTCGCCCGCTTTATTCCCAAGGAGCCAACATGA
- a CDS encoding GNAT family N-acetyltransferase, whose translation MSQIEIRPVTAADHAAWLPLWQAYLRFYNTELPDAVSQSTWQRLIDANEPTHSALAWQDGKAVGMVNFIYHRSNWSIENSCYLQDLLVDPAQRGTGVGRKLIEFVYATAKADGCCKVHWLTHETNATAIQLYERIAERPGFIQFRKGL comes from the coding sequence ATGAGCCAGATCGAGATCCGCCCAGTCACTGCCGCCGACCACGCCGCGTGGCTGCCCCTGTGGCAGGCCTACCTGCGCTTCTACAATACCGAGTTGCCGGACGCCGTCAGCCAGAGCACCTGGCAACGCCTAATCGACGCCAATGAGCCCACCCATTCGGCCCTGGCCTGGCAGGACGGCAAGGCCGTGGGTATGGTCAACTTCATCTACCACCGTTCCAATTGGAGCATCGAGAACTCCTGCTACCTGCAGGATTTGCTGGTAGACCCGGCCCAGCGCGGCACCGGGGTGGGTCGCAAACTGATCGAATTCGTCTACGCCACCGCCAAGGCGGACGGCTGCTGCAAGGTCCACTGGCTGACCCACGAGACCAATGCCACCGCCATCCAGCTGTACGAACGCATTGCCGAACGCCCCGGCTTTATCCAGTTTCGCAAAGGTCTTTAA
- the pdxR gene encoding MocR-like pyridoxine biosynthesis transcription factor PdxR, with translation MPPLEPPLSFNPAGIELDRRQGLTRQLYQALRQRVLDGRLVSGTRLPASRDLAAALSISRNSVVRAYDQLYAEGFIEGRVGDGTYVAQLPQTPLSSKKLSTKVSTGLSTGLSPGLSTKRPDLPVISSSQVIHSAALGRVENNHLPLPPTGPPRAFRVGIPAFDLFPFDVWAKLNAAFWRKPDLQQLCYGDPAGDERLRGLIAAYLRSSRGMHCTAEQIVITSGAQQAISLCAQLLVAPGDGVAVENPGYRAAGHAFALAGAKLHGVAVDSEGIDCSALNAIDSCRLAYVTPSHQYPMGVVMSLARRLELLAWAERTGGWIIEDDYDGEYRYSGAPLAPLAALDRSGRVLYVGTFGKVAFPALRLGYLVLPMALVQPFARRRAVDVRHSEVSTQAVMAEFMASGHFQRHVRRMRRAALSRRNALLAEWPQGVDGVGSVPAVAAGLHLTIPVQGLEREQALIAKAAGVGVEINGLSNYWLPDSVTPQDRRAGLVLGFAAVPEAQISQALARLRLAWQ, from the coding sequence ATGCCCCCGTTAGAGCCGCCGCTGTCGTTCAACCCTGCCGGCATCGAGCTGGACCGCCGCCAGGGCCTCACGCGCCAGCTGTACCAGGCCCTGCGCCAGCGGGTACTGGACGGGCGGCTGGTCAGTGGCACCCGGCTGCCGGCCAGCCGTGACCTGGCAGCGGCGCTGTCGATTTCCCGTAACAGCGTGGTTCGCGCCTACGATCAGCTGTATGCCGAAGGCTTCATCGAAGGGCGGGTGGGCGATGGCACCTATGTGGCGCAACTGCCGCAGACACCCCTCAGCTCCAAAAAACTATCCACAAAAGTATCCACAGGGTTATCAACAGGCTTATCCCCAGGGTTATCCACAAAACGCCCGGATTTACCTGTAATTTCATCCAGTCAAGTTATCCACAGTGCGGCCCTGGGGCGGGTAGAAAACAACCATTTGCCGTTGCCGCCGACCGGTCCTCCGCGGGCGTTTCGCGTGGGTATTCCGGCGTTCGACCTGTTTCCCTTCGACGTCTGGGCCAAGCTGAATGCGGCTTTCTGGCGCAAGCCGGACCTGCAGCAGCTGTGTTATGGCGACCCGGCAGGGGATGAGCGCTTGCGGGGGCTGATCGCTGCCTATTTGCGCAGTTCCCGGGGCATGCACTGCACGGCTGAACAAATAGTGATCACCAGCGGCGCGCAGCAGGCAATCAGCCTTTGTGCACAGCTGCTGGTGGCGCCGGGGGATGGGGTGGCGGTGGAAAACCCGGGTTACCGTGCGGCAGGCCATGCGTTCGCACTTGCCGGGGCAAAACTCCACGGGGTGGCCGTGGACAGTGAAGGCATTGATTGCTCGGCGCTGAACGCCATCGACAGTTGCCGCCTGGCCTATGTCACGCCCTCGCACCAATACCCGATGGGCGTGGTCATGAGCCTGGCCCGGCGTCTGGAATTGCTGGCCTGGGCCGAGCGCACCGGCGGCTGGATCATCGAGGACGACTACGACGGCGAATACCGCTACAGCGGCGCGCCGTTGGCGCCTCTGGCGGCGCTGGATCGCAGTGGGCGAGTGCTCTATGTCGGCACGTTCGGCAAGGTCGCGTTTCCGGCGTTGCGCCTGGGTTACCTGGTGCTGCCGATGGCACTGGTGCAGCCCTTCGCCCGGCGTCGGGCGGTGGATGTGCGCCATTCCGAGGTCAGCACCCAGGCGGTGATGGCCGAGTTCATGGCTTCCGGGCACTTCCAGCGGCATGTGCGGCGCATGCGTCGCGCCGCCTTGAGCCGGCGCAACGCGTTACTGGCCGAATGGCCACAGGGTGTCGACGGTGTGGGCAGCGTGCCAGCGGTGGCGGCGGGGCTGCATTTGACGATACCGGTGCAAGGGCTGGAGCGCGAGCAGGCATTGATCGCGAAAGCGGCTGGCGTCGGGGTGGAAATCAACGGCCTGAGCAATTATTGGTTGCCGGATTCCGTCACGCCGCAGGATCGGCGTGCCGGCCTGGTGTTGGGCTTCGCGGCCGTGCCCGAGGCGCAGATCAGCCAGGCGCTGGCACGGTTGCGCCTGGCCTGGCAATAA
- a CDS encoding polyamine ABC transporter substrate-binding protein: MNMLKHLVLCAAVFSGVAHAEETTLRVYNWFDYITPKALEDFKAQNPKIKLVYDIFDTNEALEAKLLTGNSGYDVVVPSNVFLAKQIEASVFQPLDRSKLPNWNHLDPKLMKLIEANDPGNKFAVPYMYGTILIGFNPDKVKAALGANAPVDSWDLIFNEENISKLKQCGVALLDSPSEILPLALQHLGLDPNSSDPKDYVKAEALLMKIRPYITYFHSSKYMADIANGDICVAVGYSGSFSQAANRAKEAKNGVTVDMRLPKEGAPIWFDMLAIPKGAKDPEDAYTFINYLLQPGVIAPISDFVGYPNPNKDATNLVDPAIRNNPNLYPTEAAMATLYTLKPLGRDAERARTRAWTKIKSGT, encoded by the coding sequence ATGAACATGCTCAAGCATCTGGTCCTGTGCGCCGCAGTGTTCAGCGGCGTGGCACACGCCGAAGAAACTACCTTGCGGGTCTACAACTGGTTCGACTACATCACCCCCAAGGCCCTGGAAGACTTCAAGGCCCAGAACCCGAAGATCAAACTGGTCTACGATATCTTCGACACCAACGAAGCCCTGGAAGCCAAGCTGCTCACCGGTAACTCCGGCTACGACGTGGTGGTGCCGTCCAACGTGTTCCTGGCCAAGCAGATCGAAGCCTCGGTGTTCCAGCCCCTGGACCGCAGCAAGCTGCCCAACTGGAACCACCTCGATCCCAAGCTGATGAAGCTGATCGAGGCCAACGATCCCGGCAACAAATTCGCCGTGCCCTACATGTACGGCACCATCCTGATCGGCTTCAACCCGGACAAGGTCAAGGCTGCGCTGGGCGCCAATGCGCCGGTGGACAGCTGGGACCTGATCTTCAACGAAGAGAACATCAGCAAGCTCAAACAGTGCGGCGTGGCCCTGCTGGACTCACCGTCGGAAATTCTGCCGCTGGCCCTGCAACACCTCGGGCTGGACCCCAACAGCAGCGACCCCAAGGACTACGTGAAAGCCGAAGCCTTGCTGATGAAGATCCGTCCGTACATCACCTACTTCCACTCCTCCAAATACATGGCGGACATCGCCAACGGTGACATCTGTGTGGCAGTCGGTTATTCCGGCAGCTTCTCCCAGGCCGCCAACCGCGCCAAAGAAGCGAAGAACGGCGTGACCGTGGACATGCGCCTGCCCAAGGAAGGCGCGCCGATCTGGTTCGACATGCTCGCAATTCCCAAAGGTGCCAAAGACCCGGAGGACGCCTACACCTTCATCAACTACTTGCTGCAACCCGGGGTGATTGCGCCGATCAGCGACTTTGTCGGCTACCCCAACCCCAACAAGGACGCCACCAACCTGGTGGACCCGGCGATTCGCAACAACCCCAACCTGTACCCCACCGAAGCGGCCATGGCCACGCTCTACACCCTGAAACCCCTGGGCCGTGATGCCGAGCGCGCCCGCACCCGGGCCTGGACCAAGATCAAATCCGGGACCTGA
- a CDS encoding histone deacetylase family protein, with amino-acid sequence MLTIYSDDHHLHHGRCELMDGQLMPCFEMPSRADHVLQRVKDRELGPVLAPVDFGLAPLQRIHSAAYLDFFKSAWQRWTAFNQDGDLLPYTWPARTLRKVIPTSLHGQLGYYSFDGGAPITAGTWQAAYSAAQVALTAQQAIQQGARSAFALCRPPGHHAASDLMGGYCYLNNAAIAAQAFLDQGHKKVAILDVDYHHGNGTQSIFYERSDVLFTSIHGHPEAEFPFFLGYADELGEGPGEGFNFNYPLPAGSGWATWSAALEQACNEIQRYGADVVVVSLGVDTFKDDPISQFKLDRPDYLAMGARIAQLGKPTLFVMEGGYAVEEIGINAVNVLEGFEGAAS; translated from the coding sequence ATGCTGACGATCTACTCGGACGATCACCACCTGCACCACGGCCGCTGCGAACTGATGGACGGGCAACTGATGCCCTGCTTTGAAATGCCCTCCCGCGCCGACCATGTGCTGCAACGGGTCAAGGACCGCGAACTGGGCCCGGTGCTCGCGCCCGTGGATTTTGGCCTGGCTCCGCTGCAACGCATCCACAGCGCGGCCTACCTGGACTTCTTCAAGAGCGCCTGGCAACGCTGGACAGCATTCAACCAGGACGGCGACTTGCTGCCCTACACCTGGCCCGCCCGCACCTTGCGCAAGGTGATTCCCACCAGCCTGCACGGCCAACTCGGCTATTACAGCTTCGACGGCGGCGCGCCCATTACCGCCGGCACCTGGCAAGCGGCCTACAGCGCAGCGCAGGTTGCACTGACCGCCCAACAGGCCATCCAGCAAGGCGCCCGCAGTGCGTTCGCCCTGTGTCGACCGCCCGGCCATCACGCCGCCAGCGACTTGATGGGCGGCTATTGCTACCTCAATAACGCCGCCATCGCCGCCCAGGCGTTTCTCGACCAGGGCCACAAGAAGGTCGCGATCCTTGACGTGGATTACCACCACGGCAACGGCACCCAATCAATTTTCTATGAGCGCAGCGATGTGCTGTTCACCTCGATTCACGGCCACCCGGAAGCGGAGTTTCCGTTCTTCCTCGGTTATGCCGATGAGCTGGGGGAAGGCCCGGGTGAAGGGTTCAACTTCAACTACCCGCTGCCAGCCGGTTCGGGCTGGGCTACCTGGAGCGCGGCGCTGGAGCAGGCCTGCAATGAGATCCAGCGCTATGGCGCCGACGTCGTGGTGGTGTCTTTGGGCGTCGACACGTTCAAGGACGACCCCATCTCGCAGTTCAAGCTCGACAGACCGGACTACCTCGCCATGGGCGCCCGCATCGCCCAACTGGGCAAGCCGACCCTGTTTGTGATGGAAGGCGGTTACGCCGTCGAAGAAATCGGCATCAACGCCGTCAACGTTCTGGAAGGTTTTGAGGGGGCAGCATCATGA
- a CDS encoding GNAT family N-acetyltransferase — translation MSTSLADWKGVPAPTVTLIEGRFVRLEKLDPARHGDDLFNALQGPGADPKLWDYLPYGPFPERAAFDAWLNNHATHNDPYFFSVIDKASGDVQGILSLMSIVPEQGRIEIGHVTFGAPMQRSPKSTEAVYLLAKHSFELGNRRLEWKCNNANARSKNAAERLGFSFEGVFRQHTVVKGKNRDTAWYSILDGEWPAIGAGFERWLSDENQAGSGQLKTLVECRA, via the coding sequence ATGTCGACATCATTGGCCGATTGGAAAGGCGTTCCGGCGCCCACCGTCACCCTTATCGAAGGGCGCTTCGTGCGCCTGGAAAAACTCGACCCGGCCCGCCATGGCGATGACCTGTTCAACGCCCTGCAAGGCCCCGGTGCTGATCCGAAGTTGTGGGACTATTTGCCTTACGGCCCGTTCCCCGAGCGCGCCGCCTTCGATGCCTGGCTGAACAACCATGCGACCCACAACGACCCGTACTTCTTCAGCGTGATCGACAAGGCCAGCGGCGACGTGCAAGGCATTCTCAGCCTGATGTCCATCGTGCCCGAGCAGGGCCGCATCGAAATCGGCCACGTGACCTTCGGTGCACCGATGCAACGCTCGCCGAAAAGCACCGAAGCGGTGTACCTGCTGGCCAAGCATTCGTTTGAGCTGGGCAATCGCCGGCTGGAGTGGAAGTGCAACAACGCCAACGCCCGCTCCAAAAACGCGGCAGAGCGATTGGGATTCAGTTTTGAAGGCGTGTTTCGCCAACACACCGTAGTGAAAGGAAAGAACCGCGACACGGCGTGGTATTCGATCCTGGATGGGGAATGGCCGGCGATTGGAGCAGGGTTTGAGCGCTGGTTATCGGATGAAAACCAGGCAGGTTCGGGCCAACTGAAGACGCTGGTGGAGTGCCGAGCCTGA
- a CDS encoding dermonecrotic toxin domain-containing protein, which yields MPQPSTELESLNGNSLLTQLTTGPSIREVAAKILRPALKELYPELDIDPDLAVVVSPVWLIVNDQVVPGLPHHESVTGALARRAVSNKPVVYIDGEHYLTDRAASGPDIHLPVRIDAIARLINECAPLLFIAYQEQQLEFWNQTDGPRGTRWQAFANALRNAWDIKDSVGWGEDECAMAKNVFLYPDYAVRLPNDKYRSRAYLIDIDIDQGPHTRHISLAALAILIGTHDQHTMILTYSIANGYQPFDSLDDLGKALVLQATNPEDKALQWRLYEPQGDFFEYQACALIGLQLDAIGRIAPGTPSLGTNDEIAERGQLEFGQLSSDDRDKLEKISDALPDWLNTASSADLSRYSRYLFDIAALNNRTGNKTYQDSIPLIGDYALQAIADAMAKTLTPAQKTDLGLVANGTQLSQQLMLKLRLVQITVTSQVVWGLFTAPGLTSTVTFSLEELALQNLIALPLGNKVAQYNDGRSLPSWMSVTYLQDLITQVNIGDQYPKLVKTTLLDDPVQSLARQTLYTDQLRLQLPLLALQYKIRSQYGVDEQGYRYVCAAMASDPNLRRVNGYTVVIRPLAFIPTRRTSQAADQVSNMFVIGPQNPANGPCLLYRPQATRQLMQFASPNNLIYAIKQSTELRESVLAWLPDSVRSDYAQFVFPGALLASPRTLSALVVEPWLALSMTGPVILGSQTLHDDDLAALFAANAKALVDLADKQSVSNAESRWESFKRAGWTIFNAALPFLGKTVGTAAWIGQLINDVQEAIDASERGDSEAKWSALTDIFLNLGMALALHLASRQPSAVRAEKPVVGAPETFPTTETASQLPTTQLPDIQTPDLPGGHELSLHTLGALTRKPLSLKKTLDSFSVTRPETLGAQQTQPGSHQHLYPLNDQWYAPVGERWFKVQVDENDTAMIIDAKQPERLGPVLVNNRVGQWFIDTRLRLRGAGFRSRMKKGQRLKPVTITGLREQLEAFDRQEAKESAALEAARSVSRAASPGTSASALTTFIATLDKRRGEYDAPIAQLKSLNLLDAVPDYSKRMLNYLESQLLIAQAGINEQVTDFQKDLAASGQGMDSDPQEVFARRRVADKTLNMITQLEYVRSRFKYLRELGAEGVKLELRTRENLPQFDLDDLKGFRISLARTLCLQENSTADMTEARNSINDIVQAAQLTVQSSRELVETRAELDLDAHIEALDDVADQFTLINQNLLDLPGEYPELIVKDSVEDLRKQIDEYAQRAMQSLSSALRERKAKDARAEAGASSSASARPKKTVIKTRFKGVVVGEPRENDPDFVDIKEPLTHKVIATFHKKDSGNWVEHAHPSPPATRAPAVSVPNSLKEAQALLDDVDAFIERTTAKADQPQRLPVEIEEKFERRAQTLEQAKRVVEQAANATNETDNIASEAMNRQLDEAVKKLYRTGRRVRLDMLKNRLPTAAHIELLSTEGEVTIHASGVRRRLKGPKKDFMQEYEIRDQKTSRALWYAHFHYASLNAPNEAYIVAHLKTPEQRRLGGAFEEYEGMSVQLRRAIYRAKIGPHLARSLFLGKAPAPAT from the coding sequence ATGCCTCAGCCCTCCACCGAATTAGAATCCCTCAACGGCAATTCGCTGCTGACCCAATTGACCACCGGCCCGTCCATCCGCGAAGTGGCTGCAAAAATTTTGCGGCCGGCGTTGAAGGAGCTGTATCCCGAACTGGATATCGACCCGGACCTGGCCGTTGTCGTCTCGCCAGTCTGGTTAATCGTCAATGACCAGGTCGTGCCCGGCTTGCCTCATCACGAGTCGGTCACCGGCGCACTCGCACGGCGCGCCGTTTCCAACAAACCAGTGGTGTACATCGACGGTGAGCACTACCTGACCGACCGCGCCGCCAGCGGCCCGGACATCCACCTGCCGGTGCGTATCGACGCCATCGCCCGGCTGATCAATGAATGTGCTCCGCTGCTGTTCATCGCGTATCAGGAACAACAACTGGAGTTCTGGAACCAGACCGATGGCCCCCGGGGCACTCGCTGGCAGGCCTTCGCCAACGCCTTGCGCAATGCCTGGGATATCAAGGACTCCGTGGGTTGGGGCGAGGACGAATGTGCCATGGCGAAGAACGTATTCCTGTACCCGGATTACGCCGTGCGCCTGCCCAATGACAAATACCGCAGCCGGGCCTACCTGATCGACATCGATATCGACCAAGGTCCCCATACCCGACACATCAGCCTCGCCGCGCTCGCCATCCTGATCGGCACCCATGACCAACACACGATGATCCTCACGTACTCGATTGCCAACGGGTACCAACCGTTCGACAGCCTGGACGACCTGGGCAAGGCGCTGGTCCTGCAAGCGACCAACCCCGAGGATAAAGCGCTGCAATGGCGGCTCTACGAACCCCAGGGGGATTTTTTCGAGTACCAGGCCTGCGCCCTTATCGGCCTGCAACTCGATGCCATTGGCAGAATCGCCCCGGGGACCCCGTCCCTGGGGACCAACGATGAGATCGCCGAGCGTGGGCAACTGGAGTTCGGGCAGTTGTCGTCGGACGACAGGGACAAGCTGGAAAAAATCAGCGATGCCCTGCCCGATTGGTTGAACACCGCAAGCTCTGCCGACCTGTCCCGCTATAGCCGCTACCTGTTCGATATCGCCGCACTCAATAACCGCACCGGCAATAAAACCTACCAGGACAGCATTCCGCTGATTGGCGACTACGCCCTGCAGGCCATCGCCGACGCCATGGCCAAGACCCTGACACCCGCCCAGAAAACCGACCTGGGCCTGGTGGCAAATGGTACTCAACTCAGCCAGCAACTGATGCTCAAGCTCAGGCTCGTGCAAATTACCGTGACCAGCCAGGTCGTCTGGGGGTTATTCACCGCCCCCGGCCTGACCAGCACCGTCACCTTCAGCCTCGAAGAACTGGCCCTGCAAAACCTGATCGCGCTGCCGTTGGGCAACAAGGTCGCGCAGTACAACGATGGTCGTAGCCTGCCGAGCTGGATGAGCGTGACGTACCTGCAAGACCTGATCACCCAAGTGAACATTGGCGATCAATATCCCAAGCTGGTCAAAACCACCCTGCTCGACGACCCGGTGCAGTCACTGGCGCGGCAAACCCTCTATACCGATCAACTGCGCCTGCAACTGCCGTTGCTGGCGCTGCAATACAAGATTCGCAGCCAGTACGGTGTGGATGAGCAAGGCTACCGTTATGTCTGCGCGGCCATGGCATCCGACCCCAACCTGCGCCGCGTGAACGGCTACACCGTGGTCATTCGGCCCCTGGCGTTTATTCCCACGCGCCGCACCAGCCAGGCCGCCGATCAGGTCAGCAACATGTTCGTCATAGGCCCGCAGAACCCGGCCAACGGCCCCTGCCTCTTGTATCGCCCCCAGGCCACGAGACAGTTGATGCAGTTCGCCTCACCGAACAACCTGATTTACGCCATCAAACAATCCACCGAACTGCGCGAGTCGGTGTTGGCCTGGCTACCCGACAGCGTGCGTTCCGACTACGCACAGTTTGTGTTTCCCGGCGCCCTCCTTGCTTCGCCCAGGACCTTGTCCGCGCTGGTGGTAGAGCCGTGGCTGGCGTTGAGCATGACCGGGCCGGTCATTCTCGGCAGCCAGACCCTCCACGACGACGATTTGGCGGCGCTGTTCGCCGCCAACGCGAAGGCACTGGTGGACCTCGCCGACAAGCAGTCGGTGTCCAACGCAGAATCCCGCTGGGAAAGTTTCAAACGGGCCGGCTGGACGATCTTCAATGCCGCCCTGCCCTTTTTGGGCAAAACCGTTGGCACTGCGGCCTGGATCGGCCAACTGATCAATGACGTGCAGGAAGCCATCGACGCCAGCGAACGTGGCGACAGCGAGGCCAAATGGTCCGCCTTGACCGACATTTTCCTCAACCTGGGCATGGCCCTGGCGTTGCACCTGGCCAGCCGTCAGCCGTCAGCTGTGCGGGCCGAGAAACCCGTCGTGGGCGCTCCGGAAACATTCCCCACGACCGAAACGGCAAGCCAACTGCCCACGACTCAGCTACCGGATATCCAGACACCCGACCTGCCCGGCGGCCACGAGCTTTCGCTGCACACCCTCGGCGCCTTGACCCGCAAGCCGTTGAGCCTGAAAAAGACCCTCGACAGCTTCAGCGTCACGCGCCCCGAAACACTGGGCGCGCAGCAAACCCAGCCTGGCTCGCACCAGCACCTCTACCCGCTCAATGATCAGTGGTATGCGCCGGTGGGCGAACGCTGGTTCAAGGTGCAAGTGGACGAAAACGATACGGCGATGATCATCGACGCCAAACAGCCCGAGCGCCTGGGCCCGGTGTTGGTCAACAACCGCGTGGGCCAATGGTTTATCGATACACGCCTGCGCCTGCGCGGCGCAGGGTTTCGCAGCCGGATGAAGAAAGGCCAGCGGCTCAAACCCGTCACGATTACCGGGCTGCGTGAACAACTGGAGGCGTTCGACCGCCAGGAAGCCAAAGAAAGTGCCGCGCTTGAGGCCGCCCGTAGCGTCAGCAGAGCCGCATCACCCGGCACGTCCGCCAGCGCACTCACCACCTTCATTGCCACGCTGGATAAACGTCGGGGGGAGTACGACGCACCGATCGCCCAACTGAAGTCATTGAACCTGCTCGACGCTGTGCCGGACTATTCGAAACGCATGCTCAACTACCTGGAAAGCCAGTTGCTCATTGCGCAAGCCGGCATCAACGAACAAGTGACGGATTTCCAAAAAGACCTGGCCGCCAGCGGACAGGGTATGGACAGTGACCCGCAGGAGGTCTTCGCCCGTCGGCGCGTGGCCGATAAAACCCTGAATATGATCACCCAGCTGGAGTACGTTCGTTCGCGCTTCAAATACCTCAGGGAACTGGGCGCCGAGGGGGTAAAGCTGGAACTGCGCACCCGCGAAAACCTGCCGCAGTTTGACCTGGATGACTTGAAGGGTTTCCGTATTTCACTCGCTCGCACCCTGTGCCTCCAGGAGAACAGCACCGCAGACATGACTGAGGCGCGCAACAGCATCAACGACATTGTCCAGGCCGCCCAACTCACCGTCCAGAGTTCCCGTGAGCTGGTGGAGACGCGGGCTGAACTCGACCTGGACGCGCACATCGAGGCGCTGGATGACGTCGCCGATCAATTCACCTTGATCAACCAGAATCTGCTGGATCTGCCAGGCGAATACCCCGAGCTGATAGTGAAGGATTCGGTGGAGGACCTGCGCAAACAGATCGACGAGTACGCCCAACGGGCCATGCAGTCTCTGAGCTCTGCGCTGCGGGAACGCAAAGCCAAGGACGCCAGAGCCGAGGCAGGCGCGTCATCAAGCGCATCTGCCCGGCCCAAAAAGACGGTCATCAAGACTCGCTTCAAGGGTGTGGTCGTCGGTGAACCTCGCGAAAACGATCCCGACTTTGTAGACATCAAGGAACCCCTGACCCATAAGGTCATTGCCACCTTTCACAAAAAGGATTCAGGCAACTGGGTAGAACACGCGCACCCGTCCCCGCCCGCCACTCGTGCACCTGCCGTAAGCGTGCCCAACAGCCTGAAAGAGGCCCAGGCATTGCTGGACGATGTCGATGCTTTTATCGAGCGTACCACCGCAAAGGCTGACCAACCCCAACGGCTGCCGGTGGAGATCGAGGAAAAATTCGAGCGCCGGGCGCAAACCCTGGAACAGGCCAAGCGCGTCGTCGAGCAAGCCGCCAACGCCACTAACGAAACCGACAATATCGCCTCCGAAGCGATGAACCGACAACTTGATGAGGCCGTGAAAAAGCTCTACCGCACAGGTCGGCGCGTCAGGCTCGACATGCTCAAGAATCGCCTGCCCACGGCCGCCCATATAGAACTGTTGTCCACCGAAGGAGAGGTGACCATTCATGCGTCAGGTGTTCGCCGGAGGCTCAAAGGCCCGAAAAAGGATTTCATGCAGGAGTACGAGATACGCGACCAGAAAACCAGCCGGGCGCTGTGGTATGCCCACTTTCACTACGCAAGCCTGAATGCGCCCAACGAGGCATACATTGTGGCCCACCTGAAAACCCCGGAACAACGTCGGCTAGGGGGCGCCTTCGAAGAATATGAAGGCATGTCCGTACAGCTACGCCGGGCCATCTATCGCGCCAAAATCGGCCCGCACCTGGCCCGGTCACTGTTCTTGGGCAAGGCCCCCGCGCCCGCCACCTGA